Genomic segment of Diachasmimorpha longicaudata isolate KC_UGA_2023 chromosome 14, iyDiaLong2, whole genome shotgun sequence:
TAAGTACTGTGGAGAAGTTCCACTATCTGCTGACGTCTCTCACGGGTGAGCCTAAGCAGCTGATCTCCACCTTGCCCGTGACCGAGGACGCGTTCCTGCCAGCGTGGAACGCCCTCTTGGCTCGTTACGAGAACAAGAGGCGGCTCGTCTCTATCCAGCTGGGGAAGCTCTTCGCGGCGCCGAGGTTCATTAACCGCACCGCCAAGGAGTACAACGCGCTTCTCAACTCCGTGGCTGAGGCGGTAACCGCGCTGGAGTCTCTCGGTCGTCCGGTGGAGCATTGGGACGATATGCTCGTCCACCTCGTTTCGAAGCGGCTGGACGCCAAGATGCTGGAGGCCTGGGAGATTGAACTCGGCTCATCATCGGAGTTCCCCACGTACGCCGCTCTCAGGGAGTTCGTGCTCGGTAGGGCCAGGGCTAGGGAAACGATGGAGATGCACGCCTCGGAGCCGCCATCGGCTGCGTCATCCAACCCTCACCGGGCTTCGAAGCCTCGGCCATAGAAGGGCCACCCCTCAAGTCAGACCGTGACGGTCTACTCTCCATGCCAGCCTGCTCGGGTCTACAGTGCCTCGGCTGGTCCTACGTCGCAGCCTATGTCCGGGAAGGAGTCGGGGAGCCACTCGTCTCGAGCTGTGAAGCCTCAGCCTCAGCCCCCGTTTCAGAGTTAGGCGGACATGTGCTTCCGGGCCTGTCCGATGTGCGAGGAGGAGCATTCGTTGGACAGGTGCTCCAAGTTCAAAGCTCTGTCTCCTACCGAGAGGAGATCATTCGTCGTTCTCAAACATCGATGCTTCAACTGCCTAGGGAAGCATAATAGGGACAGTTGCCGGAGCCTCAACAAGACCTGCGTTGTGTGTCGGCAGAATCACCACTCGATGATTCACATCAATCGTCCTCAGCCAGCACCTCTAGGATCCTCCCAGTCTCGTGACAGCCAGCAGGTTGTTAAGACAGTGCAGGAGCCTCAGCCCGGGCCATCTATACAGTCCACTGCCTCCAGGCCTGACATGTCTCCACAGTGACATGCGATACCAACGCCTGCGCCAGAGTCGTCGCCGCTCCATGACCTCTCTCTACGGCCGGCTCTGGCGAGTGATGCTCCGGTTGTAGCCGCGATCAATCGCGAAGTCTCTCCACAGCCCAGACCAGGTGTGATTCTCGCCACAGCCCTAGCCTCGCTAGTCTTGAGGGACAGCGCTTCTCACGAGGTTAGGATGCTGCTGGATACTGGTTCTGAGCTGTCGTTCACTACAAGGGAGCTAGTCAAGAAGTTCAGCTTGCCGATTTCTCCAGCTGTGCTACCGGTCGTTGGTATCAGAGGTTCGACCTCTGCCTCTAATGGGTTCTCTCAATTCTCTCTCAAGTCTCTGCACTCCAGCAAGCAGATTCTTGTCAAGGCCTACGTTCTCAATAGCCTCACGTCGTCGTTGCCGTCGTTCTCCGCCTCTCAACCTCAGCATTGGGAGCATCTCCGAGGGTTGCAGCTAGCGGATCCACACTATCTGACGTCAAGACCTGTCGATCTTCTCATTGGCGCAGATTTCTTTGGATCTATAGTGGAGCCGCAGATCATCAAGGGGCTATCCGATTCTCCTATTGCGATGCTGACTCTCTTCGGGTGGGTGGGGCTCGGGCCCACCTCTGCAGTGACGTCGGCGGCGAGCTCGCATCACGTCTCTGTCAGCAACGAGGAACTTAGCGAGCTTCTCACCTCGTTCTGGCAGCAGGAGGAGGTATCTGCGGCGGAGGGCAAGGACGTCGCTCTCACGAAGGAAGAGGCAGAGTGCGAGGAGTTTTTCCAGCGCACCCATGCCCGGGATCGCTCGGGGCGCTATATTGTTCGTCTGCCTCTCGTTCGCTCTCCCGCAGAGCTCGGGGATTTTCTAGGCCACGCGAAGGCGTGCCTCGCGAGCCTGCTTAGGAGGTTGGAGAAAAATCAAGGA
This window contains:
- the LOC135169371 gene encoding uncharacterized protein LOC135169371 is translated as MAFRGKILLQASRAKFIENLRAESTSASVRTLTVAELQSKLDMLENHWALFDSLHLKLLMAKDNEEVLDHAYVKEEVYDKCLSMYSAARSTFIGLIKGLDDSIDLSESFRRPSVAPPPASVAHRQLPKISLPTFSGTFSEWTPYKDLFLSMVVGSSALSTVEKFHYLLTSLTGEPKQLISTLPVTEDAFLPAWNALLARYENKRRLVSIQLGKLFAAPRFINRTAKEYNALLNSVAEAVTALESLGRPVEHWDDMLVHLVSKRLDAKMLEAWEIELGSSSEFPTYAALREFVLGRARARETMEMHASEPPSAASSNPHRASKPRP